In one Sporomusa sphaeroides DSM 2875 genomic region, the following are encoded:
- a CDS encoding S-layer homology domain-containing protein → MKKTAQKWLAILPLALLGITMAGTPIIPMPAYAASEKSFSDVPAGHWAYAAVEKLAQAGIVDGYGDNSFKGDKTISRYEFAFITAKAMEKFDTAGESNQELIDQLSSEFAAELNRLGARVTKVETKTNTWVGGETRMRIVQNDSNRGGKKLGGADHFDFRQRFKFWGNVNDNISWAGRIATSTSNKFGDAESSTGSDVNLDLMTVSAKDTFGFDNIRIGRSALDFYTNGIFGKAGNVDGVYLNKKWGDVNFRGWTGNIKSSATNDANQLTTGEVDFKLADNLNLKAGYYAADVEGTSTTAGTGTLNTNTGRFDSSQGWTAGMKYKFGKYTLLGDYVSTTLDGATNLPKHPKGWAVQVSNSQGPAALYPAVNLVNPAKVGTDAWMVSYRNIDAGTIPSGAGAFDVTAVADPTQPYSVFTHGTDNEKVLFLAYQNVIAKNVLVSLEYQDFKIKNRGLTNLPSDRLDKTYMMKLEFFY, encoded by the coding sequence ATGAAGAAAACGGCTCAAAAGTGGCTGGCTATCTTACCACTGGCATTACTGGGTATTACAATGGCGGGAACTCCCATCATACCTATGCCTGCTTATGCAGCCTCAGAAAAATCCTTTAGCGATGTACCGGCAGGCCATTGGGCTTACGCTGCCGTGGAAAAGCTTGCACAGGCCGGAATTGTCGATGGTTATGGGGACAACTCGTTCAAAGGGGATAAAACCATCAGCCGCTATGAATTTGCTTTTATTACAGCCAAGGCTATGGAGAAATTCGATACTGCCGGCGAAAGTAATCAAGAGTTGATTGATCAATTGTCCTCTGAATTCGCGGCTGAGTTAAACCGCCTTGGCGCCAGAGTCACCAAGGTGGAAACAAAGACAAATACCTGGGTTGGCGGCGAAACCCGTATGCGTATTGTGCAAAATGATTCTAACCGGGGAGGCAAAAAATTGGGTGGTGCAGACCACTTCGATTTTCGCCAGCGCTTTAAATTTTGGGGTAATGTGAATGACAATATTAGCTGGGCAGGACGTATTGCGACCAGCACCAGCAACAAATTTGGCGATGCCGAGTCTTCCACCGGTTCTGATGTCAATCTTGATTTAATGACCGTAAGCGCCAAAGACACCTTCGGTTTTGACAATATTCGTATCGGCCGGTCTGCCCTCGATTTTTATACCAATGGTATTTTTGGCAAAGCCGGCAATGTTGATGGCGTGTATCTTAACAAAAAGTGGGGAGATGTAAATTTCCGCGGCTGGACCGGGAATATAAAATCCTCTGCCACAAATGATGCTAATCAGCTGACCACAGGCGAAGTCGATTTCAAACTCGCTGATAATCTTAATCTGAAAGCCGGTTATTATGCGGCAGATGTTGAAGGCACCAGCACTACGGCGGGGACCGGAACCCTCAACACCAATACGGGCAGGTTTGATAGTTCCCAGGGCTGGACTGCGGGAATGAAATACAAGTTTGGAAAATATACGCTTTTAGGAGACTATGTAAGCACAACCCTGGACGGCGCGACCAATTTGCCCAAGCATCCAAAAGGCTGGGCTGTGCAGGTCAGCAACAGCCAGGGACCAGCCGCTCTATACCCTGCTGTAAATCTTGTTAATCCTGCCAAAGTCGGGACAGATGCCTGGATGGTATCCTATCGCAATATTGACGCAGGTACTATTCCCAGCGGTGCAGGCGCATTCGACGTTACAGCCGTAGCCGACCCCACACAGCCATATAGTGTCTTTACTCATGGAACTGATAATGAAAAAGTATTATTTTTAGCTTATCAAAATGTAATTGCCAAAAATGTTCTGGTATCACTTGAATATCAAGATTTCAAAATTAAAAATAGAGGCTTGACCAATTTACCGTCCGACCGTTTAGACAAAACCTACATGATGAAACTTGAGTTCTTCTATTAA